The following coding sequences lie in one Populus trichocarpa isolate Nisqually-1 chromosome 14, P.trichocarpa_v4.1, whole genome shotgun sequence genomic window:
- the LOC7496936 gene encoding SPX domain-containing membrane protein At4g22990, which produces MVAFGKKLRQNQIEEWQRYYINYKLLKKKVNRYSQQIQVGADNQQNVLKDFSIMLDNQIEKIVMFMLEQKGLLASRLSILGEQHDALVEQSDGSKISELREAYRAVGQDLLRLLFFVEINAIGLRKILKKFDKRFGYRFTDYYVKTRANHPYSQLRQVFKHVGVGAVVGAISRNLADLQDQEGNYISIYDQPALSHPDPVIDSIKAAVNRLSNSTNFLEFLGKHAFIFQDESPTPSEDHLAEQRYHFMSLLLNLVNTFLYMVNTYIIVPTADNYSLHLGAAATVCGVIIGSMAVAQVFSSVYFSAWSNRSYLRPLVFSSIVLLVGNTLYALAYDLNSIPVLLIGRLFCGLGSARAVNRRYISDCVPLKLRLKASAGFVSASALGMACGPALACLFQTNFKIYKLTLNQDTLPGWVMALSWLVYLLWLWVSFREPPRENNKLFPQESYTGLPVQDAVKIDFTQPLLLNSEAELQDNNDDQEFDDGEEDSDENHKPVTSIVSAYRLLTPSVKVQLFIYFMLKYAMEILVAESSVVTGHYFIWSTTSVAFFLAFLGLTVLPVNVIVGNYISNMFEERQVLLASEIMVLIGILLSFQVLIPYTVPQYVSAALITFVSAEVLEGVNLSLLSRVMSSRLSRGTYNGGLLSTEAGTLARVIADGTITLSGYLGENRLLNVTLVPSLFICLSSIIATCFTYNSLY; this is translated from the exons ATGGTTGCATTTGGGAAGAAGTTGAGACAGAACCAAATTGAAGAATGGCAACG ATACTATATCAATTATAAgttgttgaagaagaaagtCAACAGATATTCACAGCAAATTCAAGTTGGAGCAGACAATCAACAAAATGTTCTCAAGGACTTCTCAATAATGCTTGATAATCAG ATTGAGAAGATTGTCATGTTTATGCTGGAACAAAAAGGACTGCTAGCAAGCAGATTGTCAATTCTTGGAGAACAGCATGACGCTCTTGTGGAGCAGTCAGATGGATCTAAAATATCTGAACTACGAGAAGCTTACAGGGCAGTAGGGCAGGATCTCTTAAGGCTTCTGTTTTTTGTTGAGATCAATGCTATTGGTTTGCGAAAGATTCTGAAGAAATTTGATAAGCGCTTTGGCTATAGGTTCACTGATTACTATGTGAAAACCCGAGCAAACCATCCTTATTCTCAGCTGCGGCAGGTCTTCAAGCATGTG GGTGTTGGGGCTGTTGTTGGAGCTATATCACGCAATCTTGCAGATCTTCAAGATCAAGAGGGAAACTACATATCGATATATGATCAGCCTGCATTATCCCACCCG GATCCTGTCATTGATTCTATTAAAGCAGCGGTAAACAGGTTATCAAACTCAACAAATTTTCTAGAGTTTTTGGGAAAGCATGCGTTTATTTTTCAAGACGAGTCACCAACTCCATCTGAAGACCATCTTGCTGAGCAGAGATATCATTTCATGTCACTTCTCTTGAACTTGGTGAATACATTTCTATATATGGTGAACACATATATCATCGTCCCAACAGCAGATAACTACTCCCTACACCTTGGAGCAGCAGCAACTGTTTGTGGTGTCATTATTGGGTCGATGGCTGTTGCGCAGGTGTTCTCTTCAGTATATTTCAGTGCATGGTCAAATAGGTCATATCTGAGGCCACTTGTGTTTAGTAGCATCGTTCTTCTTGTGGGAAACACCTTATATGCACTGGCTTATGACCTTAATTCCATACCGGTCCTTCTGATCGGTCGACTTTTCTGTGG GTTAGGTTCGGCAAGAGCTGTTAACAGACGTTACATCAGTGATTGTGTGCCGCTCAAATTGCGACTGAAAGCTTCAGCAGGCTTTGTCAGTGCAAGTGCACTAGGAATGGCATGCGGTCCAGCTCTTGCTTGCTTATTTCAAACCAATTTTAAGATATACAAACTTACATTAAACCAAGACACATTACCTGGCTGGGTAATGGCTCTTTCATGGCTTGTCTATCTGCTCTGGCTGTGGGTTTCTTTTAGAGAGCCTCCTCGGGAGAATAACAAGCTTTTTCCACAGGAATCTTACACTG GGCTCCCAGTACAAGATGctgtaaaaattgattttacccAACCATTGCTTTTGAATTCAGAAGCTGAGCTTCAAGATAACAATGATGACCAAGAATTCGATGATGGTGAAGAAGATTCTGATGAGAACCATAAACCTGTCACTTCAATTGTGTCAGCATATCGATTACTTACACCATCTGTGAAG gttcaattatttatttattttatgctgAAATATGCAATGGAGATTTTAGTTGCTGAATCAAGTGTCGTCACCGGACATTACTTTATCTGGTCAACCACGAGTGTAgcattttttcttgcatttctggggCTAACAGTGCTTCCTGTGAATGTGATTGTTGGAAACTACATCAGCAACATGTTTGAAGAGAG GCAAGTTCTGCTGGCATCTGAAATTATGGTGTTGATAGGTATACTCCTAAGCTTCCAAGTACTGATCCCTTATACAGTGCCTCAATATGTCAGCGCAGCACTTATCACATTCGTATCCGCTGAAGTCCTTGAAG GTGTGAATTTATCACTTCTATCTCGGGTCATGTCATCGAGGCTTTCTCGTGGGACATATAATGGAGGGTTGCTTTCAACAGAAGCTGGGACCTTGGCTCGAGTAATCGCAGATGGAACAATAACTTTGTCTGGGTACCTGGGAGAGAATAGGCTCTTGAATGTCACCTTGGTTCCTTCACTCTTCATCTGTCTATCCTCCATTATTGCCACCTGCTTCACCTACAACTCTCTCTACTGA